One genomic segment of Arachis duranensis cultivar V14167 chromosome 4, aradu.V14167.gnm2.J7QH, whole genome shotgun sequence includes these proteins:
- the LOC107484527 gene encoding thaumatin-like protein: MPITSSILFYIVAFSSFMFIDGAQLIIVNNCLESVWPGILGSAGQPTPQDGGLHLGSGEEVVLDVPEKWSGRIWGRQGCTFDTNGKGHCLTGDCNGQLHCNGNGGIPPATVVEMTLGSSKSPLHFYDVSLVDGFNLPVSMKPVGGGAGCGVASCEVDLNVCCPSALEVKRNGKVVGCKSACLAMQSAKYCCTGSYSDPKTCKPTLFAHLFKAICPKAYSYAYDDSSSLNRCRASRYVITFCPPAML; encoded by the exons ATGCCAATAACTTCCTCCATTCTCTTCTACATTGTTGCATTTTCCTCCTTCATGTTCATAG ATGGAGCTCAACTGATTATAGTGAACAACTGTCTTGAAAGTGTGTGGCCAGGGATACTTGGAAGTGCAGGGCAACCAACTCCACAAGACGGCGGACTGCACCTCGGAAGTGGCGAAGAAGTAGTTCTCGACGTGCCGGAGAAGTGGTCGGGGAGGATTTGGGGCAGGCAAGGCTGCACCTTCGACACAAACGGAAAAGGCCACTGCCTAACGGGTGACTGCAACGGCCAGCTACATTGTAACGGCAACGGAGGAATACCTCCGGCAACCGTGGTCGAAATGACACTTGGCTCCTCAAAATCGCCACTCCATTTCTACGACGTGAGCTTGGTGGACGGATTCAACTTGCCGGTGTCGATGAAGCCGGTAGGAGGCGGGGCGGGATGTGGCGTAGCTTCTTGTGAGGTTGATTTGAATGTTTGTTGTCCCTCAGCACTtgaagtgaagaggaatgggaAAGTTGTTGGGTGTAAGAGTGCTTGTTTGGCTATGCAATCAGCTAAGTATTGTTGCACTGGCAGTTACTCTGATCCAAAAACTTGCAAGCCTACACTATTTGCTCATCTTTTTAAGGCTATTTGTCCTAAGGCTTATAGTTATGCATATGATGACTCTAGTAGCCTTAATAGATGCAGGGCTTCAAGGTATGTTATAACTTTCTGTCCTCCTGCAATGCTGTAA